Proteins co-encoded in one Nissabacter sp. SGAir0207 genomic window:
- a CDS encoding DUF2726 domain-containing protein: protein MNKSEYAVYCQLEALLSMTFPAFRVFAQVSLGEILGSDNKAAYLAINSKRADFVIIDRFGHPVVVVEYHGSGHFQRDARVRDAVKREACQSAGISFIELPEKYTQGDVIAIGERISDTAA from the coding sequence ATGAATAAAAGTGAGTATGCCGTTTATTGCCAGCTTGAAGCTCTTCTTTCAATGACCTTTCCCGCGTTTCGTGTTTTTGCTCAGGTGTCTCTCGGAGAAATACTGGGGTCAGACAATAAGGCGGCATACCTGGCAATTAACAGCAAGCGTGCTGACTTTGTCATCATTGATCGCTTTGGTCATCCTGTTGTAGTTGTTGAATACCATGGAAGCGGGCATTTTCAGAGGGATGCCAGGGTTCGTGACGCAGTGAAACGTGAAGCATGTCAGAGCGCTGGTATATCCTTCATCGAGTTGCCTGAAAAGTATACTCAGGGTGATGTCATTGCGATTGGTGAGCGTATATCTGACACAGCTGCGTGA
- a CDS encoding ATP-dependent endonuclease produces MPSITRLMLKNFRKFSSLTLDFQPGKNVLIGDNESGKSTILLALDLVLSDSRHRVESLGIESLLSQSAVTAFQNGIRSAELLPELIADVFLTDGNDPELRGRQNLTERDADGLRMHIAPMLVEYGQDIRHVLEQDPSNFPYEYYSVKFTTFSGNHFTGFRRFMRYLMLDSARIDSDHAAQEYTRAVYGVNVPVEERYRLENQWRQQKNQFRDQNLSRVNEGLDDYQFSVRSGIRTGLEANLDITEDGISIRNRGKGRQCFIKTEFALRRREQQGELHALLLEEPENHLSHTSMKKLVSQLAAERQTQLFVATHSSHISSRLDLRTAILLGKTRPVWLRDLSEETAQFFIKAPDNNVLEFALAGRVLLVEGDAEFILIEAFYQSLTGRLPEDDNVHVIAIGGTSFRRYLELAQFLGNRVAALRDNDGDYQQNCVERYEQVLGANTRVFADPDNRRYTFEISLYEDNTLLCDAIFGSPQRRLTVQKYMLSNKTEAAFRLLQEHGDELSVPAYVCEAIEWISA; encoded by the coding sequence ATGCCTAGTATCACGCGACTAATGCTCAAAAACTTTAGAAAGTTTTCTTCATTAACGTTGGATTTTCAGCCAGGGAAAAACGTGCTGATTGGTGATAATGAGTCCGGAAAGAGCACTATTTTGCTGGCTTTGGATCTGGTGTTAAGTGATAGCCGTCACCGTGTAGAAAGCCTGGGAATAGAGTCACTGCTATCACAGAGTGCCGTAACGGCATTTCAGAACGGTATCCGAAGCGCCGAGCTGCTACCTGAGCTCATAGCTGACGTTTTTCTCACTGACGGCAATGACCCTGAGCTGCGTGGCAGACAGAACCTTACTGAAAGAGATGCTGACGGGCTTCGTATGCACATTGCCCCGATGCTTGTTGAATATGGCCAGGATATTCGGCACGTGCTGGAGCAGGATCCCTCAAACTTCCCCTACGAATACTATTCCGTCAAGTTCACAACTTTTTCAGGTAACCACTTCACTGGGTTCAGGCGATTTATGCGCTACCTCATGCTCGACAGCGCCCGTATAGATAGCGATCACGCGGCTCAGGAATACACCCGCGCGGTATATGGCGTTAACGTTCCAGTAGAGGAGCGGTACCGGCTGGAGAATCAGTGGCGCCAGCAGAAAAATCAGTTTCGAGACCAGAATCTTTCCCGGGTAAATGAAGGGCTGGACGACTATCAGTTCAGCGTCAGGTCCGGCATACGTACGGGGTTGGAAGCCAATCTGGATATCACCGAGGACGGCATATCGATACGAAATCGCGGGAAGGGAAGGCAATGTTTTATCAAAACCGAATTTGCATTGCGCAGGCGAGAGCAGCAGGGCGAGTTGCATGCGTTGCTGCTTGAGGAGCCTGAAAATCATCTCAGCCATACGAGTATGAAAAAGCTGGTCAGTCAACTCGCGGCAGAAAGGCAAACTCAACTGTTCGTGGCCACGCACAGCAGCCACATTTCGTCACGTCTGGATTTACGTACCGCCATTCTGCTCGGAAAAACCCGCCCGGTGTGGCTGCGGGATTTGTCAGAAGAGACGGCTCAGTTTTTTATCAAGGCGCCGGATAATAATGTGCTGGAGTTTGCGCTGGCGGGGCGGGTATTGTTGGTTGAGGGTGATGCTGAATTTATCCTGATAGAAGCTTTTTATCAGTCTCTGACTGGGAGATTGCCGGAAGACGACAACGTACATGTCATTGCCATTGGCGGTACGAGTTTCAGGCGCTATCTTGAACTGGCCCAATTCCTTGGAAACCGTGTCGCAGCGCTTCGTGACAATGACGGTGATTACCAGCAGAATTGTGTTGAACGCTATGAACAGGTACTCGGCGCGAATACGAGGGTGTTTGCTGACCCCGATAACCGTCGTTACACTTTCGAAATCAGCCTGTACGAAGACAATACATTACTGTGTGATGCAATCTTTGGGAGCCCCCAGCGCCGGCTCACTGTGCAGAAATATATGCTGTCCAATAAAACGGAAGCGGCTTTCAGGTTACTGCAGGAGCATGGTGATGAGCTTTCTGTACCCGCCTATGTTTGTGAGGCGATCGAATGGATAAGCGCGTAG
- a CDS encoding RES domain-containing protein → MVNKKKENGDSIDDQLNKLEANNRIPFDLRAAKTPQRRWQKKAYPSGVNYACPEDPKEMGRYNDPTSRTGVCYTADFAAAAIAESLGRIYQRNPDEFILGMGDIEKARIHSLETTRETKVVNIVRLQALLHFTADQVMGGDYSITQGITNWAANTPGLDYDGIAYPSRHFGAGMCTAYWIREGESDPLADVANSPADKYLDTAKENFPQNWEEEDITGFEIVTETLNYSVSS, encoded by the coding sequence ATGGTCAACAAGAAGAAAGAAAATGGAGACTCCATTGATGATCAGCTGAATAAGCTTGAAGCAAACAACCGCATTCCGTTTGACCTGCGCGCGGCTAAAACTCCGCAGCGCCGCTGGCAGAAGAAGGCTTACCCATCAGGTGTGAACTATGCCTGCCCGGAAGATCCTAAAGAGATGGGCCGCTACAACGACCCTACCAGCCGTACGGGAGTCTGCTACACGGCAGACTTTGCAGCCGCTGCAATTGCGGAATCGCTTGGTCGCATCTACCAGCGTAACCCGGATGAGTTTATCCTGGGGATGGGTGATATTGAGAAAGCCCGTATTCACTCGCTTGAAACGACACGGGAAACCAAAGTCGTCAATATAGTCAGGCTACAGGCACTGCTCCATTTCACGGCCGATCAGGTTATGGGTGGAGACTACAGTATCACTCAGGGTATAACGAACTGGGCAGCGAACACTCCCGGGCTCGATTATGATGGTATCGCTTATCCTTCCAGGCACTTTGGTGCGGGGATGTGCACGGCTTACTGGATACGTGAGGGAGAGTCTGATCCCTTAGCCGATGTGGCGAATAGCCCAGCGGACAAATATCTGGACACGGCAAAAGAAAACTTTCCTCAGAACTGGGAGGAAGAAGACATTACCGGGTTTGAAATCGTGACGGAAACGTTGAATTACAGCGTGAGTAGTTAA
- a CDS encoding ParA family protein, giving the protein MVDKHAGKVIIIGNQKGGVVKTQSTNEISYNMQQMGKKTLMIDFDSTSGLTERTFPGELPLTIDRDPMGNSFSPGSAHAFQLFFTDTEIKPEVLPDGRHIFGSTNEIGEINYRPQDCVFDFKERIDALREQYDFIFIDSAPDYNNLLIASHVVGDYLLIPTLLEKGSRIGVGKQLNYMQRIKKNYNPGLQFLGTYITQAGVQSYSQPLLDGYLSPVETENLRRLYEILQERNYSEDKVLTLISWVKNLAKEAIELAMTIREYSPASKPAVQYQELTSKILRLIEEDTHGK; this is encoded by the coding sequence ATGGTTGATAAACACGCAGGAAAGGTCATCATCATTGGCAATCAAAAAGGCGGCGTGGTCAAGACGCAGTCAACTAATGAGATATCCTACAACATGCAGCAAATGGGCAAAAAAACGCTCATGATTGATTTTGACAGTACGTCCGGATTAACAGAGCGTACCTTCCCGGGGGAATTACCTCTGACGATTGACCGCGATCCCATGGGAAACAGCTTCTCGCCGGGGAGTGCACATGCATTTCAGCTTTTCTTTACGGATACCGAAATCAAGCCAGAAGTCCTGCCGGACGGACGTCATATCTTTGGCTCAACGAATGAAATCGGTGAAATAAACTATCGCCCGCAGGACTGCGTTTTTGACTTCAAAGAGCGTATTGATGCGCTTCGCGAACAATATGATTTCATCTTTATTGACTCAGCCCCGGATTACAACAACCTGCTGATTGCCTCTCATGTGGTTGGCGATTACCTGTTGATCCCGACACTCCTTGAAAAAGGGTCGCGAATTGGCGTTGGAAAACAACTGAACTACATGCAGCGCATAAAGAAGAACTATAATCCCGGACTGCAATTCCTCGGAACCTACATCACGCAGGCTGGCGTTCAGAGTTACAGCCAGCCACTTCTGGATGGTTACCTCTCACCTGTTGAAACAGAAAACCTGAGGCGGCTTTACGAGATCCTCCAGGAGCGTAACTATTCCGAGGATAAGGTACTGACCCTTATTTCCTGGGTCAAAAATCTGGCCAAGGAAGCAATAGAGCTTGCCATGACTATCCGCGAATACTCTCCAGCAAGTAAACCTGCAGTTCAGTATCAGGAACTGACATCAAAAATTCTTCGTTTGATTGAGGAGGATACGCATGGCAAGTAA
- a CDS encoding ParB/RepB/Spo0J family partition protein: MASKFQRRLDEQKKSASAPASMPEVATVVARREAPAPAGNEEAFRLRNELARPSMEPSGQIVRVKAEEIYEVEQVRPEEDFDEEVLVGMVDSLSELGNLTPPRCFPKDRQGYRVWFGATRVRSMKRRGDEYIDIYVGTPPRDDRQRIMGQLIENLQQSGLKPLATALAFEKLKNEHGMSGEDIARALGKPTAFVSKHMRIGSAPEKIRFLVRSKKLSDVELIYNLIQLNEASTQSADEIISKIQNGKTVTRAQVKKELSLLKGTGKNKGSLTESLQEKISHAKSHGSESAASGSDLSNRESFVSQPDGLKGVLKAVISYRGQDGILLLDIMPDKYGMVWIESFEGKKCVPASEITLLGLR; the protein is encoded by the coding sequence ATGGCAAGTAAATTTCAGCGTCGTCTTGATGAGCAGAAAAAGTCTGCATCCGCGCCGGCTTCCATGCCTGAAGTTGCCACAGTGGTAGCAAGGCGCGAAGCTCCTGCCCCCGCCGGAAATGAGGAAGCCTTCCGGCTTCGCAATGAGCTGGCTCGCCCATCCATGGAGCCATCGGGTCAGATCGTAAGGGTAAAAGCGGAAGAGATATATGAGGTAGAACAGGTACGCCCTGAAGAAGACTTCGATGAAGAGGTGCTGGTAGGCATGGTGGACTCACTGTCTGAGCTGGGCAACCTTACGCCGCCTCGTTGCTTCCCTAAGGATCGTCAGGGTTATCGCGTCTGGTTTGGAGCCACCCGCGTCAGATCGATGAAGCGTCGTGGTGACGAGTACATTGATATCTATGTTGGCACGCCGCCGCGCGATGACCGTCAGCGCATTATGGGGCAGCTGATTGAGAACCTGCAGCAGTCAGGACTGAAACCACTCGCCACAGCCTTAGCGTTTGAAAAACTCAAAAATGAGCATGGTATGAGTGGCGAGGATATTGCCAGAGCGCTTGGTAAACCCACGGCCTTCGTCAGCAAGCATATGCGCATTGGCTCTGCGCCTGAAAAAATTCGCTTTCTTGTTCGGAGTAAAAAATTGTCTGACGTTGAGCTGATTTATAATCTGATACAGCTCAATGAAGCCAGCACTCAGTCTGCTGATGAAATTATTTCAAAAATCCAGAACGGTAAGACTGTCACCCGTGCACAGGTAAAAAAGGAACTCTCCCTTTTAAAGGGCACCGGTAAGAACAAGGGGTCTTTAACCGAATCCCTGCAGGAGAAGATTTCGCATGCGAAATCTCATGGCAGTGAGTCAGCCGCTTCAGGTTCTGATTTAAGCAACAGAGAATCCTTTGTTTCTCAGCCTGACGGCCTTAAAGGTGTGCTGAAGGCAGTAATTTCTTATCGGGGTCAGGACGGTATTCTTCTGCTGGACATCATGCCTGATAAATACGGTATGGTCTGGATTGAGAGTTTTGAAGGCAAGAAGTGCGTCCCAGCCAGTGAGATTACATTGCTGGGATTACGCTGA
- a CDS encoding helix-turn-helix domain-containing protein yields MNTMTITEPRKPLSDDQAAIIERMNMLSAELVAALTQKKSLTRALKMTDSELVKLMFETQLDRVSEMSARDKRRISHLNDSAVRFAERLNDLGGTCRASKAAEILGVSRQTINNRLKANKLLAVKAGGEFKFPLFQFDGNKLIAGFDEILELLGDISPVTKTSFLTAIFFFDNEPQLSVTDALRKYGTSEEHMTEIRRQAKLFGSQTAH; encoded by the coding sequence ATGAACACAATGACTATCACTGAGCCGCGCAAACCACTTTCAGATGATCAGGCTGCAATTATCGAGCGTATGAATATGCTATCGGCCGAGCTGGTTGCCGCACTGACCCAAAAGAAGAGTCTGACGCGTGCGCTGAAAATGACCGACAGCGAGCTGGTCAAACTGATGTTTGAAACCCAGCTGGATCGCGTTTCAGAGATGTCTGCGCGAGATAAGCGCCGTATCAGTCATCTGAATGACAGCGCTGTCCGGTTTGCAGAGCGGCTGAACGATCTGGGTGGCACCTGCCGGGCCAGTAAGGCGGCCGAAATTCTTGGTGTCAGCAGGCAGACCATTAATAACAGGTTAAAGGCTAACAAACTGCTTGCCGTTAAAGCAGGCGGGGAGTTTAAGTTTCCACTGTTTCAGTTCGACGGAAACAAGCTTATAGCTGGATTTGATGAGATTCTGGAACTGCTCGGAGACATCAGCCCGGTTACCAAGACGTCATTCCTGACGGCAATTTTCTTTTTTGACAATGAGCCCCAGCTCAGCGTCACTGATGCCCTGAGGAAGTACGGGACATCAGAAGAGCATATGACCGAGATAAGGCGCCAGGCAAAACTTTTTGGCAGCCAGACTGCACACTAA
- a CDS encoding metalloregulator ArsR/SmtB family transcription factor, with amino-acid sequence MNQPEKFLYTHLGELAKLLGHASRIEILDHLAGGELSVEMLSALTGMSAASTSQHLQNLRRGNFVMSRREGKHIIYRLGDGPVRSVIASLRCFAEFNNDVIRNITADYQSNHNCLEAVSREELLSRLEAGSVTLLDVRPEDEYIGGHLPGALNIPLKELESRLAELPSDSEIVAYCRGPHCILSVEAVEYLRRQGYRIRRFDEGYPEWVASGLHTE; translated from the coding sequence ATGAATCAGCCTGAAAAATTTTTGTATACGCACCTGGGTGAGCTGGCAAAACTGCTGGGACACGCTTCAAGGATTGAAATACTTGACCACCTTGCCGGGGGTGAACTGTCGGTTGAGATGCTGTCTGCGCTGACGGGCATGTCGGCTGCTAGCACCTCGCAGCATCTGCAAAACCTCCGCAGGGGTAACTTTGTCATGTCCCGTCGGGAAGGTAAGCACATTATCTACCGTCTGGGTGACGGCCCGGTAAGAAGCGTTATTGCCAGCCTGCGCTGCTTTGCTGAGTTCAATAATGACGTCATTCGCAATATCACTGCGGACTACCAGAGTAACCATAACTGTCTGGAAGCCGTCAGCCGGGAAGAATTGCTGAGCCGTCTTGAGGCCGGTAGCGTGACTCTCCTGGATGTACGCCCGGAAGATGAATATATTGGTGGACACCTTCCCGGGGCATTGAATATCCCGCTTAAAGAACTTGAGTCCAGGCTGGCTGAGCTGCCAAGTGACAGTGAGATAGTCGCTTACTGTCGCGGCCCCCACTGTATTTTGTCCGTTGAAGCTGTGGAATATCTTCGCCGGCAGGGCTATCGCATTCGTCGTTTTGATGAAGGTTATCCGGAATGGGTCGCATCAGGTCTGCATACCGAATAG
- a CDS encoding RepB family plasmid replication initiator protein yields the protein MDNSNLGLVINEEMKDSGEVIHLIPNLRQTIQPKVLLRLGVFVPTLKSTGKGGRKNHSVDATDSLSRLSIVEGEGYNQIQIYGPRLDMDTDFKVWVGIVYALSTKKMDKDHHLELNFADFAKYCGFDTKRIDRQLKERFDASLTRIARTNISFVKAVPGTDDRITINMHLVESTYYDSSTGKIFIKPNQKLNTLYRVDGKTRLYLKALQVLSRKESAQALYLYLAELPPNFYRIGFDRLRERLQLTSHLGNQNATIKKALQQLNDIGFLEYSIEKEGSDYVLNILKRNPKL from the coding sequence ATGGATAACAGTAATTTAGGGTTAGTAATCAACGAAGAAATGAAAGATTCAGGTGAAGTTATACATCTGATCCCAAATCTTCGTCAGACGATCCAGCCAAAAGTTTTACTCCGGCTCGGCGTCTTTGTGCCCACTCTCAAATCCACCGGGAAGGGGGGACGCAAGAACCACAGCGTTGATGCGACTGACTCCCTGTCCAGATTATCCATTGTAGAGGGTGAGGGATATAACCAGATTCAAATTTATGGCCCCAGACTCGATATGGACACAGATTTCAAAGTCTGGGTCGGTATTGTTTATGCCCTTTCCACCAAGAAGATGGATAAGGATCATCATCTGGAGCTCAATTTCGCGGACTTTGCCAAATACTGCGGCTTTGATACTAAACGCATCGATAGGCAGCTTAAAGAACGATTCGACGCCTCTCTGACGCGTATCGCGCGTACCAACATCAGCTTTGTGAAGGCTGTACCCGGCACAGACGATCGTATCACAATCAACATGCACCTTGTTGAGTCGACCTACTACGATAGCAGCACGGGTAAAATTTTCATAAAGCCCAATCAGAAGCTCAATACACTGTACCGGGTAGATGGCAAAACACGTCTCTATTTGAAAGCATTACAGGTGCTGTCACGAAAGGAATCTGCACAGGCATTGTATCTATACCTTGCTGAACTACCCCCTAACTTCTACCGAATTGGTTTTGATCGTTTGCGTGAGCGTCTGCAACTGACATCGCACTTGGGGAATCAGAACGCCACGATTAAGAAAGCGTTACAACAGCTCAATGACATTGGCTTCCTCGAATATTCCATTGAAAAAGAAGGTAGCGATTACGTCCTTAACATCCTCAAACGTAATCCAAAGTTGTGA
- a CDS encoding DNA helicase UvrD, producing the protein MDKRVVFAVAGSGKTTLLKEQLQIDSRALILAHTNNNERHLLTQIVRKFGYVPEGIRVMTWFEFLHGFCCRPFLQQQLSTRGLSFSDPPQRVPRSNPRHFQDSGGRLYHRRLALMLMQKEMLPAIRTRLARFYDQLLIDEVQDFAGHDFNFLMELCAANVSILMAGDFYQHTFDTSRDGNTNATLHDNIGRYESHFRAAGVLPDHYTLSKTWRCSETVCNFITTHLNIPIEAQIRRETLIETVTDAARATALHADQGVIKLFYREHHRYGCHSINWGLSKGLDHYQDVCIVLGIDHWRRLNEGTLNALPPSSRNKLYVACSRARGNIYFVPESLLRAHRV; encoded by the coding sequence ATGGATAAGCGCGTAGTATTTGCCGTGGCCGGCTCAGGCAAAACCACCTTGCTAAAGGAGCAGCTTCAGATAGATAGCCGCGCTTTGATTCTGGCACACACAAATAATAATGAAAGGCATCTACTCACGCAGATCGTCAGAAAATTTGGCTATGTACCGGAAGGGATCCGGGTGATGACATGGTTTGAATTCCTGCACGGCTTCTGCTGTCGGCCCTTTCTGCAACAGCAGCTCAGTACGCGGGGCTTAAGTTTCTCCGACCCGCCCCAGAGAGTTCCTCGGAGCAACCCGCGACATTTTCAGGATTCTGGTGGCAGGCTTTACCATCGCCGCCTTGCTCTGATGCTTATGCAGAAAGAAATGCTTCCTGCTATCCGCACAAGGCTTGCTAGGTTTTATGATCAGTTGCTGATTGATGAAGTACAGGATTTTGCTGGTCACGATTTTAACTTTTTGATGGAGCTATGCGCGGCTAACGTCTCCATTCTGATGGCGGGAGATTTTTACCAGCATACTTTCGACACCAGCCGGGACGGTAACACCAACGCGACCCTACACGATAATATTGGCAGATATGAGAGCCATTTCCGCGCTGCCGGGGTGCTGCCCGACCATTATACGCTCAGCAAAACGTGGCGTTGCTCGGAAACGGTCTGTAATTTTATCACCACGCATCTGAATATTCCGATCGAAGCACAGATCCGACGGGAAACCCTGATTGAAACCGTAACCGATGCGGCACGGGCAACCGCTTTGCACGCAGATCAAGGCGTCATCAAGCTCTTTTATCGCGAGCACCACCGATACGGCTGTCATTCAATAAACTGGGGTCTGAGCAAGGGTCTCGATCATTACCAGGACGTCTGTATCGTGCTGGGTATTGACCACTGGCGTCGTCTTAATGAAGGTACCCTGAACGCACTTCCCCCTTCATCTCGTAACAAGCTTTATGTGGCCTGTTCGCGAGCGCGCGGTAATATTTACTTTGTCCCGGAATCGCTTCTGCGGGCGCACCGGGTGTGA